The following is a genomic window from Oncorhynchus nerka isolate Pitt River unplaced genomic scaffold, Oner_Uvic_2.0 unplaced_scaffold_2658, whole genome shotgun sequence.
ATGGGGTCACAGTTGACGAGCAATGGAGCTCCAGAATTCTGTATTGCCCCAGGACTGTGTCCCAAAACTTcagggggagggagagctggTGTGGGTTGAGGGCCTGGATGGAAAAAAAGGAGGAAACGTTGGGTTTAACAGCCAAAACCAACAACTCCCGCTTCAATGGGCCACATCAAAATAGCAAACTGAGGTCCATTTTCACAGCAAATACTTCAAAATGAAAACAGGGCTATAGTCACCAAGCAACAAATGGAAGAAAACTgacaaacagggagggactatctGAACCTGTCCAATAAGGAACTCATTTTCCGTTGCGAAACGCTTTGCTTCGTTTTCTACTCTGTGCagtaatgaatacgacccagatTTAAGTTCTGGGGGACTCACCATAGCCTGGCTGtggcaggcagggagaggggaatggaggatCACTCCACCACCCTTACTCATCTGCAGGATGTATCTACAAGCCGCCGGGGCATTGGAGATAGACACCCAGCCATTCAACTGATCTGAAAAGAGCAATGCAATTCACATGCAAGTCAGTGAGCATTAACGTAATAAAAGTGAATCATGGGCCCGTGTGTTCTTCCTGATTGGGTCATATGGTCAATTTAAACAGCAGCCCACGTCACAAATGGAGGGAAGACGGGTCTAAAATCCATTCCTTTATAGATACACAATGAAGCAATCAATGCAGCAGTTAGTACATCAAATAAGTGAATTCTGGACATCAAACACCGACCATGTGCTGAGCAGAGGGACATTCTGACCTTTGACCTGGATGGAGTCCAAGAGAGCAGAGGGCAGCGACACCATCATCTGTCCTGCTAGACAGTGGAGTGAGGGCCGAGGGGAGagcccaggagagagggagggctgagGGGGGAGAGTAGGGGTGAGGATGGACATCCAAGGAGTGAGAGTAGTAGTGGAAGATATGGTCCTGGAGGAGGGTGAGGGGGTGGTTGGTGAGGTCTGGGGTGGTTGAGTAGCACCAGGCAGAGCTGTGCCTGTGGAGGGAAGGGCTGGGGTGATCAGAGGGGGGCTGGGCGTCAGGTAGAGAGGATATGGGTGGTGTGGCTGGTAGTGTGGCACATCCACGGGATATGGGTAATAGCTACAGATGGAATGGGCAGAGGGAGAGCAGGTTACTGGCTGAGGGTAGTGGTGGGGTGGGTCGACTGTGGGCATTGTAGGGTCCTGAGGACCTGTAGGGAGAGTCTGGGGAGGACTAGCTGTGACTGGGCTAGGCCCTGGGGTAGGTGAGGGGTAGTAGATGGGTATGAAGGGATAATGGTGAGGACCAGATGGGGGGTAGTAAGGACCATATGGGTAATAGTATGGACCCACAGGCCATTTAAGAGGTTGGGTATAGGGATCAGGATTGGGGCTCCCAGTAGCAGACATGGGCTCTTCAGTAATCAGGGCCTGATTGGTCATGTGGACCCCATATGGGTCATTTGGATCTGCAGGTGTTTTTGGAGGTTGGAAAACAGGTGATGAAGGTTTGTATCCAGAAGGGGGAGGAGATCCGGTAACAATGGGGTAAGAACGACGTTCAAAGGCAGTAGGTGTTATAGGAAGAACAAGTTCAGTATCGAGAGGTGGAGGAGGTTGTTCGGTATAATATGGAAGAGAATGTTTGGTATAAGCGGGGGGAGGAGGTTTGGTATAAGTGGGGGGAGGAGGTTTGGTATAAGCGGCGGGAGGAGGTTTGGTATAAGCGGCGGGAGGAGGTTTGGTATAAGCGGCGGGAGGAGGTTTGGTATAAGCGGCGGGAGGAGGTTTGGTATAAGCGGCGGGAGGAGGTTTGGTATAAGCGGCGAAAGGAGGTTTGGTATAAGCGGGGGGAGGAGGTTTGGTATAAGCAGGGGGAGGCGGTGGTCGGATAGCTATAAGAGGAGTAGGATAGACAACAAAAGAACGGTGGACACCAGGGGCGATTTCATTATAATAGTCGAGCATGGGATCGTGGGTAGGGGGCGGGGAGAGGTAAAAGGAGTCACTGTGGTCTCCAGAGACGTAGGGGTGATTCCCAGGCCCCATGGGGAAGAAGGGCTGCTGGCCTGGATATCTCCCTGGGAGAAGATGATGGGAGCCAGGGTATGGATCGTgaccagggtggaggagagggtgataacCAGCTCCACCGTAAGGGAAATAGGGAATTTGGGGATACATGCCATGAGGGAGGTGGTGGGGGAACGCAGGAAGTTGGGGCATCTGTTCCTGGGCTGGGGGTTGAGTATAAGGGGTGATGGGAGGAGAGGTAAGGGGAGGGCTGGTGGAGGGAGCAAAAGTCACAGGGTCAGGTATCTGCTGCTGTGGGTCAccaggagagaagggttgagaaaATGGAggggagggaaaaaagggaaatgGAGGAGGGTGGTGTGAGGGGCAGGAGAGGATGAAGTCCTGGCCGTCCAATAGGACCAGTCGATGAACTCCATTCTGGAAGAGGAaacattttatttatatataagcTCAATTCAATGCTAGAGTGGACTCTTAACTTAAACTGAATGATTGAGTATCAACTTCCTACAACTTACTCCGATGGTCACACATGGGGCTGTAAAGGGAACATAAAATATGAGGTCTTCTGAGTGAGACTCCACTTGGTAGGCACACTCTTCAGACACAAACGGCACCCACTCGCCGTTCTCtgttagggacagagagagaatgaatgaatCAGTCATAATCCAAATGGGAACATGAGCAGAACAAGCCAACTCACCTATGACCTGTAGTGTGTGTAtgacctcctcctctccatgtatctGGATGGCCATGCCAAAGTGGGAGCAGAGTACTGGGGGGACAGCGTTTGGGGGGACAGGGTGGGGTCGGGGGTCAAGGTGGGGGACTGGGCAGATGATCTTCACAGGGCTGCCCCACCACAGCATGGGCAGGACATAACTACCATGCTGatagggggcagggagagagtgagggaagaagagaggggagagacagagcacAGACAGTGATTAATTGCATGTTCTAGTATGTACAAAAGCAGGGTGGATTGTAGCGTGAATGGACAGGAGGCAGTCTGACTGGAGGTTTCTAAGAGGAACAGAGCATCAAGGCTGAAATGACATTTTTGCAGCTACCTAGAGTATTCATTTTGAGATATTCATATTAATGAACCAAAATATCAACTAGTATTTTCAAAAAGTAAAAATATTTAAAATTCACTTTAGTTTATCAAACTAGTCAACCTTTTGATTCACTTTAAGCACTTAAAATGGACATAGGTCAATCATTTCAAATCTCACTACTTTATATTACACAATTTAAAAATCCATTTCATAGGGTGTTACAAACTGGACTATATTTAGTAACTTACTTTTTCTTTTAGTAACTTACTTTGATTTGGTCTAAATAGGCATTTGGCAGTCTAATTTCAGTGTACTGTCTAACTGCCATTTCTCAAAAGTCAGACTACCCACACGCCAACTCACTTTTCTcagtttcaccgtagggatgataccaggtttcctccagacatgacgcttgccATTCAGgtaaaatagttcaatcttggtttcatcagaccagagaatcttgcttctcatggtctgtgagtcctttaggtgtcttttggcaaactacaagtgggctgttatgtgccttttactgaggagtggcttctatctggccactctaccataaaggcctgattggtggagtgctgcagagatggccgtccttcttgaaggttctcccatcttcagaggaactctggagctctgtcagagagactatcgggttcttggtcaccaccctgaccaaggcccttctcccccccccgattgctcagttaccctttcccagatctgtgcctggacacacaatcctgtctcggagctctatggacaattcctttcatctcatggtttggtttttgctctgacattcactgtcaactgtgggaccttatataggcagatgtgtgactttccaaatcatgaccaATCAATGGAAATTAAATCACAGGTAGAcaccaattaagttgtagaaacatctcaaggatgaccaatggaaccaggatgcacctgagagCTCAATGTAGAGTCTTATAGCAACAAGTCTGAATACCAATGTAAAGAaggtatttttaatacatttgccaaacCCGTTTtccatttgtcattatgggttactgtgtgtagattgacgaagattttttattttttatttaatcaattttagaataaggctgtacataacaaagtcaaggggtctgaatactttcaaatTCTACATACATTTTTCATTGGAAAAATGGACAATCCGCTCTGGACAGAATGTGCGTTTTTAGGCTGACTTCAAGTTGTCCAGAAATGGATTTGCACGATATGCAAATATGTGCATATTTAATGACAACACGTCATTTGCACATTTTAATACAAAATAGCTATAGTTGGGATACAGTCAACTGGTAAAAGTTGATTGTGATATGATTGGGGTGGGTGAGTTAACCTTTCTTTGAGGGTGTGGGGCCTTGCTTTAAGCAACCTGGGGGAAATATTCTACCTCCTGCATGATGTAGCAGCCATCGTATGGTGCCATcatcaccatctctctccaggTAGTCTTCACATGGTAGCCACAGGACGGTGGCAGCTGGAacagggagatgggagaggtgccCGCTGGAACAATGAACAGGGGCATATTCAATATTCAGGAACCTACCCCGAATTTGTCCAATATAAACTCTTGTTTGCTTCTTAAAAACAGTAAATGGCTTCCATAATGAATACTTAAGGGCCAGGAGCTTCCAGACCACACGACCTTGCCAGCAAAAACTCCCGGGGTGTACTCATTTAACAGATTCCGTTGCAAAACGTTTGCAACAGAATTTGTTTACCGTttgtttggggcggcagggtagcctagtggttagagcgttggactagtaactggttgcaagttcaaacccccgagctgtcgttctgcccctgaacaagcagtttacccactgttcctaggccgtcattgaaaataagaatttgttcttaactgacttgcctagttaaataaaaggtcaaattaaaatgactctaggcaccaaatggaaggaAACAGTGCAGACGGAACAAAGCAGGGAGGGACCTATATtcaatttgtccaatagaaactctagtTTTCATTGCAAAATATTCAGTTTGGAGTAAATGGTTTCCCCTGACAACTAATCTAATGAGCCCATTTAATTATATTCCATAACAAGTCACTGATGCTTTCGCATTGTGGTAAAGGTATTTTAGAAATATTGGGTGGGTCTGCAACACTTACCTCTATCCACCAGTAGATGTGTGTATCCTCGTCCAGATGCAGTGAGCATCATGAGGTTGTCATTACACTGGACCAGAGGCCTCATCGACAGCCATTCACTAGAGTGAGGGTTGTGGTTAGCTGATGGACCATAGACCTTCCCTTGAAAACCGTGGCCTTCAAAACCTATTGGATAAAAGGAGAGATATTTATCCATGCCCAAACACCAATTTAACATGCAAATATACTACTGATAAGATGTCCTAATATATGTGATATTAACCCACGACAGCTTGACCTCACGCAGTTCCAActccattaagtttgctgacgacacgacaaTAGTAAGCCTGATTACAAAcaacaagacggcctacagggaggatgttGGCACTGACTGCGTGGTGCGAAgtaaacaacctctccttcaacatcagcaaaacaaaggatcgagttgtggacttcaggaggaaccaggctggGCATCGCCGTGGAGACGGTAAAAAACAACATCAAGTTCCTTGGGAAGGTGAAATGGTTAAACAACACAGACACCTCGGTTAAGGCACGACAgcgactcttcaacctcaggatgctgaaaCCCCATTGAGAGCATAGTGTCGGGCAGCGTCACAGCAAGGTGCCACAGAGGGTGGTACACTCAGTCGAACGCACCATTGGGTGCATACtgacctccaggacacctacaacaccaggtgtcGTAGGAAGGCCAAGGTGATAAATCTGGGACCCCAGCCTGTTCTCCCATCACTCAGACAAGGGCAGTACAAGAGCATCTTGGTAAAAACTGgaagaccatcaggctgctgaatagtcAACAACCtgctcccctgtccctctccttttaACAGACATGTACCCTGCCAATGAACATTTGCCATTGTTAGTGTTGtgtatattttatttatattctTTATTATTACATTAGTTTTAATTTGACTTTgacctgcattgttggaactcAGTTTAAGATTCAcattacagggttgcaggtgtaattacagggtacaTGTGACTATCATACTCTAATAATAGAAAACAGATTCACCTTTGAAGACTGCCTGATGTCCAGCATTGTAATCCAGAGATCTTTTCTGGACATTGAAACCATTACGCACATTCAAAGGCGCCCGCAAATCAGTTGACTTTAGATCAATGTTGGTTCGACTCGAATTATTTATAGAGTTCTCAGGCACGTCAATGGACTCTGCACTCGGTTCTTGAATGCTGGAATTATTAACGGTAGGTCGAAGATTGTGCCGAAGAACGGCCAGTTGTTTTGTTTTGATCCCCGGCTCTCTGTCAGCATTTGACGCCTTTTCATGATCCGCATTGAGAACAAACTTTTCTACACTCAACGCACCACAGAAGATCAAGTTAGAAAAAGCTACAGTTATTATACATAAAAACACAACAATGTTTCTCTTCTGTTCGGAAGACATCGCCAGATTGATGCTTCTGCGCAAATGCGCATAGAGGCCAACACGCAGGTAAAATCAACTGCAGGGCAATGAATTAGGCCTAATTAGTGAGGACCAATCAGATGGCAGCTCGTTATGAAAAAGGCCGATTCCGTCTCAATTAACCCTATTACAACAAAACGTTGATAAGGAATTTTCCCAACACTTTCCAACAAGTTTCTCAACATTTCCAAAAAGCTCTCGTTCCTTTATGAAAAAACATGCAAATCTATGGCTGTGTCTACACTTGAGCCTTACATGTGACTTCCGCTATCAGAATCGCATTGGCGATTGAAGAATCAATTGAAAAGACTAGACGCACAAAAGTCGCATTGTGTTCAAGGGGTTAGGGATGCATTGGCACTCCCtagtaggagcagtcctccattggaatgaatggaattcgaCAGTATTTCAGTTAAAtatttcaaggacaaaattacatttatttaagtattttctgttgtagtggggacagtaacattagtactctCTAAAAACAATACTTtaagaaaatattttatttgtaaaaaatgCAAAtaatgtttagctcacataatataattgaAAAGTATGTATTGaagtgtctgtaatagaataaacgTGTCAAaagaatgtagacattaataatgACTTTCTATAGCTTcctaaatcttttttttttttttacagtttacaTCTTCAATATGGCGCCTCCTTTCAGTCATCCAGGGTTTATGCACGTCATTGGTCTGGACGCAAT
Proteins encoded in this region:
- the LOC135559619 gene encoding uncharacterized protein LOC135559619 encodes the protein MSSEQKRNIVVFLCIITVAFSNLIFCGALSVEKFVLNADHEKASNADREPGIKTKQLAVLRHNLRPTVNNSSIQEPSAESIDVPENSINNSSRTNIDLKSTDLRAPLNVRNGFNVQKRSLDYNAGHQAVFKGFEGHGFQGKVYGPSANHNPHSSEWLSMRPLVQCNDNLMMLTASGRGYTHLLVDRAGTSPISLFQLPPSCGYHVKTTWREMVMMAPYDGCYIMQEHGSYVLPMLWWGSPVKIICPVPHLDPRPHPVPPNAVPPVLCSHFGMAIQIHGEEEVIHTLQVIENGEWVPFVSEECAYQVESHSEDLIFYVPFTAPCVTIGNGVHRLVLLDGQDFILSCPSHHPPPFPFFPSPPFSQPFSPGDPQQQIPDPVTFAPSTSPPLTSPPITPYTQPPAQEQMPQLPAFPHHLPHGMYPQIPYFPYGGAGYHPLLHPGHDPYPGSHHLLPGRYPGQQPFFPMGPGNHPYVSGDHSDSFYLSPPPTHDPMLDYYNEIAPGVHRSFVVYPTPLIAIRPPPPPAYTKPPPPAYTKPPFAAYTKPPPAAYTKPPPAAYTKPPPAAYTKPPPAAYTKPPPAAYTKPPPPTYTKPPPPAYTKHSLPYYTEQPPPPLDTELVLPITPTAFERRSYPIVTGSPPPSGYKPSSPVFQPPKTPADPNDPYGVHMTNQALITEEPMSATGSPNPDPYTQPLKWPVGPYYYPYGPYYPPSGPHHYPFIPIYYPSPTPGPSPVTASPPQTLPTGPQDPTMPTVDPPHHYPQPVTCSPSAHSICSYYPYPVDVPHYQPHHPYPLYLTPSPPLITPALPSTGTALPGATQPPQTSPTTPSPSSRTISSTTTLTPWMSILTPTLPPQPSLSPGLSPRPSLHCLAGQMMVSLPSALLDSIQVKDQLNGWVSISNAPAACRYILQMSKGGGVILHSPLPACHSQAMALNPHQLSLPLKFWDTVLGQYRILELHCSSTVTPSPHTTTTTLPPTTHTRPPTPPKPHVFCSALHMRVELPSGPISGVVVKDIEGNEMSLKYAPKHCGYVASKGKDGMITLNLPFNSCHMTVQGKEHRIDVNYSTLNGQKGKAQLSCPVSIPVSHQECNLPSDQRLPCGRRALSRAECLSLGCCYSTKPSACYYSMDECTLDRHFVFSVPASLTDPPLSPALLTAAGNPTCAPQRVTPDYALFKIPLGGCGAHRYEVGQTVVYMVEIINTVQSITLNYGTITRDSPIRLLVECQYTPGSVASVGFLVKTPSFGPSIQAQGVLGVQLRIATDEQYSSFYPQYHRPLQMLLGKPLHLEVRLLNPPDDKVVLLVHYCVAYPRSGQTVWVLLYNGCPNHLDPASQKPQPSPPPFHQGQTRRFTISTFQFLTSGQTQTLEDHEEIYFMCSTEVCSPLDGSLCVEGCFGQ